In one Cystobacter fuscus DSM 2262 genomic region, the following are encoded:
- a CDS encoding AAA family ATPase — translation MVKLQWLQVNKFRSVKPGTRLTFNGGHNVLLGQNGTGKTTLLNLIAAAVKSDFTDFKDEEFDLSYELASDKVSASFSVCSENQSSPMLSELEGMSALHSEALASASGLRTPVFSFEAIVCSDSSGLKLRIKFDGKSGSVQRTDEATPSAALELSSRLIGLPLSVVMLLGLSQADRGKLMPDDVFVDSLRLFLGANSGRFDESLDYFKSLGERRFRVVRDSNGRIRAADDMDLTSVMREELAALASKNWGADRYVLPSSDIQFLKRTAELLDFESAEAIVELQDSTRSDEGDVMRLGNLRFYFRRPSGTRISEKMLSYGQKRMLAIMHYLASAKYAVIADELVNGLHHHWIRACFELLGERQVFLTSQNPLLLDYLRFQSPEDVRSTFVLCRRDKGSEQMSWENMSHEAAEDFFDSYKVGFQQVGELLQTKGLW, via the coding sequence ATGGTCAAGCTCCAGTGGCTCCAGGTGAACAAGTTCCGCTCGGTGAAGCCGGGAACGCGGCTGACGTTCAACGGGGGGCACAACGTGCTGCTCGGACAGAACGGCACCGGGAAGACCACGCTGCTCAACCTCATCGCGGCGGCCGTCAAGTCAGATTTTACTGATTTCAAGGATGAAGAGTTCGACCTTTCCTACGAACTGGCTTCGGACAAGGTGTCAGCCAGCTTCTCTGTGTGCAGCGAAAATCAGTCGTCACCTATGCTCTCGGAATTGGAGGGCATGTCGGCTCTGCATTCGGAAGCGCTTGCTTCCGCAAGTGGATTGCGTACGCCAGTCTTCTCCTTTGAGGCAATTGTTTGCAGCGATTCTTCGGGTTTGAAATTAAGGATAAAGTTTGATGGAAAGAGTGGTTCAGTTCAACGAACAGACGAGGCAACACCCAGTGCGGCTCTTGAGCTGTCGTCTAGGCTGATTGGTCTTCCCCTCAGTGTGGTGATGCTTTTGGGACTGTCGCAAGCTGATCGGGGAAAGCTCATGCCGGACGATGTTTTTGTCGATTCTTTGCGTCTATTCTTGGGAGCAAATTCAGGCCGCTTCGATGAATCACTCGATTATTTCAAAAGCCTTGGCGAACGCCGTTTCAGAGTGGTTCGAGATTCGAACGGACGGATTCGTGCGGCTGATGACATGGACTTAACTAGTGTCATGCGCGAAGAACTAGCCGCGCTTGCCAGTAAAAATTGGGGAGCGGATCGGTATGTTCTGCCTAGTAGCGACATCCAATTCCTCAAACGTACAGCCGAGCTTCTTGACTTCGAATCTGCTGAGGCCATCGTCGAACTGCAAGATTCGACCAGGAGCGACGAAGGTGACGTCATGCGTCTGGGGAATTTGCGATTTTACTTCCGACGCCCGAGTGGAACGAGGATTTCGGAGAAGATGCTCAGCTATGGTCAGAAGCGCATGCTTGCTATCATGCATTATCTGGCCTCGGCGAAGTACGCCGTCATCGCCGACGAACTCGTCAACGGACTGCACCATCACTGGATTCGTGCCTGCTTTGAGCTATTGGGTGAGCGGCAGGTCTTTCTCACCAGCCAGAATCCGCTCCTGCTCGACTACTTGCGCTTCCAGTCTCCAGAGGATGTTCGATCCACGTTTGTTCTGTGCCGCCGGGACAAGGGGTCCGAGCAGATGAGCTGGGAGAACATGTCCCATGAGGCCGCGGAGGACTTCTTCGATTCCTACAAGGTCGGCTTCCAGCAGGTAGGCGAGTTGCTCCAGACGAAGGGGCTCTGGTGA
- a CDS encoding DUF2256 and DUF3253 domain-containing protein has translation MTTPAPKTCAVCGRSITWRKKWEKDWEQVRYCSERCRRRKDAGRQDELERRILEMLATRARGATMCPSEVARAGGGEDWRERMEPVREAARRLVARGEVEILQGGRVVDPSTARGPIRLRLRG, from the coding sequence ATGACGACTCCCGCCCCGAAGACGTGCGCGGTCTGTGGGCGGAGCATCACCTGGCGCAAGAAGTGGGAGAAGGACTGGGAGCAGGTGCGCTACTGCTCCGAGCGGTGCAGGCGCCGGAAGGATGCGGGGCGCCAGGATGAGCTCGAGCGGCGCATCCTGGAGATGCTGGCCACGCGGGCGAGGGGGGCGACGATGTGTCCCTCGGAGGTGGCGCGGGCCGGGGGAGGGGAGGACTGGCGCGAGCGGATGGAGCCGGTGCGCGAGGCGGCCCGGCGGCTGGTGGCGCGGGGCGAGGTGGAGATCCTCCAGGGCGGCCGGGTGGTGGACCCGTCGACGGCCCGAGGGCCCATCCGCCTGCGGCTGCGTGGTTAG
- a CDS encoding RtcB family protein gives MQPNLNRLLRALAREGLDVTYDGRVYTVRLQRDAHAPPAEVLLPPDLPVEGKAFQQLAALAALKHPDGGAVKRVRATPDFHPGDSGVAIGSVVHTEGLVVPGAVGTDINCGMRLHVADIPVESFLARRDAFVERMKGHYFFGTRDVALGSRAVEALLRDGLPGWLVETLEQPLGAVARADLGQLDRESTRVYLGGALEGDPAWAPTGLRREGVVRDPGLASIGGGNHFVEVQRVEAVVDRARAWRWGVREGQLAFMVHSGSRDLGKHVGHTWQERARAAWPVGAPLPESGILPLADPALVREYLRAEATAANYAFLNRLLLAELLRLTLRELFGDVEAPLVYDVPHNITLPWEGGWLARKGACPAEEEQPVIIPGSMGAESYLMVGLGNARALASASHGAGRARSRFSMARGGADQREGALGLTGVDCITLRAERRIEEAPAAYKPIGPVVASQVEAGIVREVARMRPLMTFKA, from the coding sequence ATGCAGCCGAACTTGAACCGGCTCCTGCGGGCACTCGCCCGCGAGGGGCTCGATGTGACGTACGACGGTCGTGTCTACACCGTGCGCCTCCAGCGGGACGCGCACGCGCCCCCCGCCGAGGTGCTCCTCCCTCCCGACCTGCCCGTGGAGGGCAAGGCGTTCCAGCAACTCGCCGCGCTCGCCGCGCTGAAGCACCCGGACGGGGGCGCCGTGAAGCGCGTGCGAGCCACGCCGGACTTCCACCCGGGTGACTCCGGAGTGGCCATCGGCTCGGTGGTGCACACGGAGGGGCTGGTGGTGCCCGGCGCGGTGGGCACCGACATCAACTGCGGCATGCGCCTGCACGTCGCGGACATCCCCGTGGAGTCCTTCCTCGCCCGCCGCGACGCCTTCGTCGAGCGGATGAAGGGCCACTACTTCTTCGGCACCCGGGACGTGGCCCTGGGCTCGCGCGCGGTGGAGGCGCTCCTGCGCGACGGCCTGCCGGGTTGGCTCGTGGAAACGCTGGAGCAGCCACTGGGCGCGGTGGCGAGGGCGGACCTGGGACAGCTCGATCGGGAGTCCACGCGGGTGTACCTGGGAGGAGCGCTCGAGGGAGATCCAGCGTGGGCCCCCACGGGGCTGCGCCGGGAGGGCGTGGTGCGAGACCCGGGACTGGCGAGCATCGGCGGAGGCAACCACTTCGTCGAGGTGCAGCGGGTGGAGGCGGTGGTGGACCGCGCGCGGGCGTGGCGGTGGGGCGTGAGGGAGGGGCAGCTCGCGTTCATGGTGCACTCTGGTTCACGGGACCTGGGCAAGCACGTGGGGCACACGTGGCAGGAGCGGGCGAGGGCCGCGTGGCCGGTGGGGGCGCCCTTGCCGGAGAGCGGGATTCTCCCGCTGGCGGACCCGGCGCTGGTGCGCGAGTACCTCCGGGCCGAGGCCACGGCGGCCAACTACGCCTTCCTCAACCGGCTGCTGTTGGCGGAGCTGTTGCGGCTCACCCTGAGGGAGCTGTTCGGGGACGTGGAGGCGCCGCTCGTCTACGACGTGCCGCACAACATCACGCTGCCGTGGGAGGGCGGGTGGCTGGCGCGCAAGGGCGCGTGCCCGGCGGAGGAGGAGCAGCCGGTCATCATCCCCGGCTCCATGGGGGCCGAGTCCTACCTGATGGTGGGACTGGGCAATGCGCGGGCACTGGCGTCGGCGTCACACGGAGCGGGGCGGGCGCGCTCGCGCTTCTCCATGGCGCGGGGCGGAGCGGATCAGCGGGAGGGGGCGCTGGGGCTGACGGGAGTGGATTGCATCACATTGCGAGCCGAGCGCCGCATCGAGGAGGCACCCGCGGCCTACAAGCCCATTGGACCGGTGGTGGCCTCGCAGGTGGAGGCGGGCATCGTCCGGGAGGTGGCGCGGATGCGCCCGCTGATGACCTTCAAGGCGTGA
- a CDS encoding Flp family type IVb pilin, producing the protein MNARLAPSLRSSAPWRRRGQNLTEYALITFLVALGTIGVVGLFGDNLRQLFGTNSESLAGASTAQNGGSAPSADVSKWSIKGSGGSGGNPGGSSNSGGSDTND; encoded by the coding sequence ATGAATGCCCGCCTCGCTCCGTCCCTCCGAAGCTCCGCGCCGTGGCGCCGGAGGGGTCAGAACCTCACCGAATACGCCCTCATCACGTTCCTCGTGGCCCTGGGGACGATCGGGGTGGTGGGGCTGTTCGGCGACAACCTGCGCCAGCTCTTCGGGACGAACTCGGAATCCCTCGCGGGTGCCTCGACCGCGCAGAACGGGGGGAGCGCGCCCTCCGCGGACGTGAGCAAGTGGAGCATCAAGGGCTCGGGCGGCTCGGGTGGCAACCCGGGCGGGAGCTCGAACTCCGGGGGCTCGGACACAAACGACTAG
- a CDS encoding aldo/keto reductase, whose product MRDSSKRFSPPGPLGFGGAPLGNMFNRVDEETAEGALVAAWDSGIRYFDTAPMYGCGLSEHRFGRVLRRFERDSYVLSTKVGRLLLPDPKAPENLGPFLGVLPFQVRYDYSAEGARRSIEDSLQRLGVGRIDVAYIHDVAEDHHGPGWKDVFATAMKGAARELTRMRQEGLIRAWGLGVNRVEACQKALEESDPDVFLLAGRYSLLDLTALDTLFPACAARGVKVVVGGPYNSGLLAGGNMFEYAEAPPEQVAARDRVAAVCARHGVDIKAAALQFCAAHPVVASVIPGAKNGERVRQNMELMRRPLPDAFWRELKQEGLLPAHAPTPGH is encoded by the coding sequence ATGCGAGACAGCTCGAAGCGTTTCTCACCCCCCGGCCCGCTCGGCTTCGGGGGAGCGCCCCTGGGCAACATGTTCAACCGCGTGGACGAGGAGACGGCCGAGGGCGCCCTGGTGGCCGCCTGGGACAGCGGCATCCGCTACTTCGACACCGCGCCCATGTACGGGTGTGGCCTGTCCGAGCATCGCTTCGGCCGCGTGCTGCGCCGCTTCGAGCGCGACTCCTACGTGCTGTCCACCAAGGTGGGCCGGCTGCTCCTCCCCGATCCGAAGGCGCCCGAGAACCTGGGGCCCTTCCTCGGGGTGCTGCCCTTCCAGGTGCGCTACGACTACTCGGCCGAGGGAGCGCGCCGGTCCATCGAGGACAGCCTGCAGCGACTCGGCGTGGGGCGCATCGACGTGGCCTACATCCACGACGTGGCCGAGGACCACCATGGCCCGGGTTGGAAGGACGTGTTCGCCACGGCGATGAAGGGAGCGGCGCGGGAGCTGACCCGGATGCGCCAGGAGGGCCTCATCCGCGCCTGGGGGCTGGGCGTCAACCGGGTGGAGGCCTGCCAGAAGGCGCTGGAGGAGTCGGATCCCGACGTGTTCCTGCTCGCGGGGCGCTACAGCCTGTTGGACCTCACGGCGCTGGACACGCTGTTTCCCGCCTGCGCCGCGCGGGGCGTGAAGGTGGTGGTGGGCGGCCCGTACAACTCGGGGCTGCTCGCGGGCGGCAACATGTTCGAGTACGCGGAAGCACCCCCCGAGCAGGTGGCCGCGCGCGACCGGGTGGCGGCGGTGTGTGCGCGGCATGGCGTGGACATCAAGGCGGCGGCGCTCCAGTTCTGCGCCGCGCATCCGGTGGTGGCCTCGGTGATTCCCGGCGCCAAGAACGGCGAGCGGGTGCGCCAGAACATGGAGCTGATGCGGCGGCCCCTCCCCGATGCGTTCTGGAGAGAACTGAAGCAGGAGGGCCTGCTGCCCGCGCACGCGCCGACGCCAGGACACTGA
- a CDS encoding MFS transporter — translation MIESEAVAPATSKATPEERWSWPPLFGLLEIQFGAAVGFLQTAVPYWLAREGMPLAEIGLLSGTAFSPHAWKLLWVPLIDLGPWRRIWYGVCTLLTALFLLACAFLDEPSKHLGLYTLLLTGMQATASTAHAALNGLMATTTRLEDKGRTGGWQMAGNVGATSILGALCIWLASSFSRQVVGVVMAVLVLGSGVGIFFIVERAGARAEPGPLLRAAWGRVRGIVVDLLRTAFSREGLVMLVLCLLPVSCGALTNLFSAMAGDYQVPEHVVELVNGLGMGVTGALGSLLGGWLSDRVNRKLNYALMGGLTGLCALAMAAAPMTPTTYIWGTLAYSFANGAGYAAFAGMVLDMVSEGAAVTTKYTLFVATSNFAISYVTALDGHASGFRGLGARASVAFDGLITFAGILGVGLLFLFFLRRKPQPTAA, via the coding sequence GTGATCGAGTCCGAAGCGGTGGCCCCCGCCACCTCCAAAGCCACCCCCGAAGAGCGTTGGTCCTGGCCCCCCCTGTTCGGCCTGTTGGAGATCCAGTTCGGCGCTGCCGTGGGCTTCCTGCAGACGGCGGTGCCCTACTGGCTGGCGCGCGAGGGCATGCCGCTCGCGGAGATTGGCCTGTTGTCCGGCACGGCCTTCTCTCCGCATGCCTGGAAGCTCTTGTGGGTGCCGCTCATCGACTTGGGGCCCTGGCGGCGCATCTGGTACGGCGTCTGCACGCTGCTCACGGCGCTCTTCCTCCTGGCCTGTGCCTTCCTGGACGAGCCCTCCAAGCACCTCGGGCTCTACACGCTGTTGCTCACGGGCATGCAGGCCACGGCGTCCACGGCGCACGCGGCGCTCAACGGGCTCATGGCCACCACCACGCGGCTCGAGGACAAGGGGCGCACGGGCGGCTGGCAGATGGCGGGGAACGTGGGGGCCACGAGCATCCTCGGCGCGCTGTGCATCTGGCTCGCCAGCTCCTTCTCCCGGCAGGTGGTGGGCGTGGTGATGGCCGTGCTGGTGCTCGGCAGCGGGGTGGGCATCTTCTTCATCGTCGAGCGCGCGGGCGCTCGGGCCGAGCCGGGGCCCCTGCTGCGCGCGGCCTGGGGGCGCGTGAGGGGAATCGTCGTGGACCTGCTGCGCACGGCCTTCAGCCGGGAGGGGCTCGTCATGTTGGTGTTGTGCCTGCTGCCGGTGAGCTGCGGCGCGCTCACCAACCTCTTCAGCGCCATGGCGGGCGACTACCAGGTGCCCGAGCACGTGGTGGAGCTCGTCAACGGCCTGGGCATGGGCGTCACCGGAGCGCTCGGCTCGCTGCTGGGCGGGTGGCTGTCGGACCGGGTGAATCGCAAGCTCAACTACGCGCTCATGGGCGGGCTCACGGGGCTGTGTGCCCTCGCCATGGCGGCCGCGCCCATGACGCCCACCACCTATATCTGGGGCACGCTGGCCTACAGCTTCGCCAACGGCGCGGGCTACGCGGCCTTCGCCGGCATGGTGCTCGACATGGTCAGCGAGGGGGCCGCCGTCACCACGAAGTACACGCTCTTCGTCGCGACCTCCAACTTCGCCATCAGCTACGTCACCGCCCTGGATGGACACGCCTCGGGCTTCCGCGGCCTGGGCGCTCGCGCGAGCGTGGCGTTCGACGGCCTCATCACCTTCGCGGGCATCCTGGGCGTGGGGCTGCTCTTCCTGTTCTTCCTGCGCCGTAAGCCCCAGCCCACGGCGGCCTGA
- a CDS encoding protein kinase domain-containing protein: MASPPRPPSAQPPSPACLKPHEVSLFLQGQLPPERRQRVAAHLGGCARCRAELAPTAVDPTRPAAPVRPSDPPVLDETRAEAPLRRPQDSAVPQDFEPGGRVGRYVIERVLGMGGMGAVYLAHDPELHRRVAIKRLHSWMSERPEHEEHKTRFLREAQAMASVSHPNVVAIHDLLHVEGSLFVAMEYVEGTTLREWARTPRSTRQILEVFRQAGVGLAAAHAAGLIHRDIKPSNILIGVDGSVRVSDFGLARSREGVPEASRPEGAPGQERWLGQELTQAGLVVGTPGYMAPEQMTLLAPVDERSDQFSFCVALYETLHGCRPFAGDNDAEVEWNIRTRRFQPSRTRARVPPWLNDVVLRGLSHEPKERFPNMEALLQALARDPAREQESARSRVRRRVRRGVLLGLLATGLVMALAPTRAWRGFEERAQGLLLTARPRPWNKQVVLLAIDQPSIDTVGWPQPRHVQAKMVEALGRAGVKALGIDSFLYLPARDGPGADAALGEAIARYGRVVLAAPCTFEANDKARALAQRLESSSLAPGPSPRFGCQGVLAPQEPLLRGSVVAQVEVARSASGNVRGAYLLSNLAGRALPTFALSMYMRGLGLPVSDILQEPDGVRLGALHVPTDDSGAVLASFRGPGAMDVLSYGALYAELAQAQEPVFPPALAEHLKDKYVLVGQTAESVRDLGPFANGQTLPLVLLHASLLSDLLEARPVRELPLGLQLALIALCGALLTAAVLVLRPSLTFASVLVVLLGVVGGALLLAERGVVLGPLGPMVASVLAFGLVLAGRLSADEQERSRMRHTFEGYVDDAELARLVSASEAALSLEGSRQRVSVLCAWVQGSTGALERLPPEEVVGELREVLDGVVHEVLARKGRVDSLRGEGVLAVFGDPLRMVDHARRAVEAALAVQARLEARVASRVALEVRVGVATGEALVGNVGPRGGRWEYTVLGSPMEQARQLARRAPRGGVLVSADTQETCGGRFAFTRTHGTEAGQLAFVVRDNDGSRAA; this comes from the coding sequence ATGGCCTCCCCGCCTCGTCCTCCCTCCGCCCAACCTCCCTCTCCGGCGTGTCTGAAGCCGCACGAGGTCTCCCTCTTCCTCCAGGGACAGCTTCCCCCCGAGCGGCGGCAGCGGGTGGCGGCCCACCTGGGCGGGTGCGCGCGGTGCCGGGCGGAGCTCGCCCCGACCGCCGTGGACCCCACCCGCCCCGCCGCCCCAGTGCGGCCCTCCGATCCTCCCGTCCTGGACGAGACGCGCGCGGAGGCGCCGCTACGGCGACCCCAGGACTCCGCCGTGCCCCAGGACTTCGAGCCCGGCGGCCGCGTGGGCCGCTACGTCATCGAGCGCGTGCTGGGCATGGGCGGCATGGGCGCCGTCTACCTGGCGCATGACCCCGAGCTGCACCGCCGGGTGGCCATCAAGCGGCTGCACTCCTGGATGTCCGAGCGCCCGGAGCACGAGGAGCACAAAACCCGCTTCCTGCGCGAGGCGCAGGCCATGGCGAGTGTCTCGCATCCCAACGTGGTCGCCATCCACGACCTGCTCCACGTCGAGGGCAGCCTCTTCGTGGCCATGGAATACGTGGAGGGCACCACGCTGCGTGAGTGGGCCCGGACGCCCCGCTCCACGCGTCAAATCCTGGAGGTCTTCCGCCAGGCGGGAGTCGGGCTGGCCGCCGCGCACGCCGCGGGCCTCATCCACCGCGACATCAAGCCGAGCAACATCCTCATCGGCGTGGACGGTTCGGTGCGGGTGTCGGACTTCGGGCTGGCCCGCTCCCGGGAGGGCGTCCCGGAGGCCTCGCGGCCCGAGGGCGCACCCGGACAGGAGCGATGGCTCGGCCAGGAGTTGACCCAGGCGGGGTTGGTGGTGGGCACGCCCGGGTACATGGCGCCCGAGCAGATGACGCTCCTGGCCCCCGTCGACGAGCGCAGCGACCAGTTCAGCTTCTGCGTGGCGCTGTACGAGACGCTCCACGGCTGCCGGCCCTTCGCGGGTGACAACGACGCGGAGGTGGAGTGGAACATCCGGACCCGGCGCTTCCAGCCCTCGCGCACCCGCGCCCGCGTGCCGCCGTGGTTGAACGACGTGGTGCTTCGCGGGTTGAGCCACGAGCCCAAGGAGCGCTTCCCCAACATGGAGGCCCTGCTCCAGGCGCTCGCGAGAGACCCCGCGCGCGAGCAGGAGAGCGCCCGGAGCCGGGTGCGGCGGCGGGTGCGGCGCGGCGTGCTGCTGGGCCTGCTGGCCACCGGGCTCGTGATGGCCCTGGCGCCCACGCGCGCCTGGCGCGGCTTCGAGGAGCGCGCGCAGGGCCTGCTGCTGACGGCTCGTCCCCGGCCGTGGAACAAGCAGGTGGTGCTGCTCGCCATCGATCAGCCCTCCATCGACACGGTGGGCTGGCCCCAGCCGCGCCACGTCCAGGCGAAAATGGTGGAGGCGCTCGGGCGGGCCGGGGTGAAGGCGCTCGGCATCGACTCCTTCCTCTACCTGCCGGCGCGAGACGGCCCCGGCGCGGACGCGGCCCTGGGCGAGGCCATCGCCCGCTACGGCCGGGTGGTACTCGCCGCGCCCTGTACCTTCGAGGCCAACGACAAGGCCCGGGCGCTGGCCCAACGGCTCGAGTCCTCCTCCCTCGCCCCGGGCCCCTCGCCCCGCTTCGGGTGCCAGGGCGTGCTCGCGCCCCAGGAGCCCCTGCTGCGCGGCTCGGTGGTGGCGCAGGTGGAGGTGGCGCGCTCGGCCTCCGGTAACGTCCGCGGCGCGTACCTGCTGTCGAACCTGGCGGGACGGGCCCTGCCCACGTTCGCGCTGAGCATGTACATGCGCGGCCTGGGGCTGCCCGTCTCCGACATCCTCCAGGAGCCGGACGGCGTGCGGCTGGGGGCCCTGCACGTGCCCACCGACGACAGCGGCGCCGTGCTGGCCAGCTTCCGCGGGCCCGGGGCCATGGACGTGCTCTCCTACGGCGCGCTCTACGCGGAGCTCGCCCAGGCACAAGAGCCCGTCTTCCCCCCCGCGCTGGCCGAGCATCTCAAGGACAAGTACGTGCTGGTGGGGCAGACGGCGGAGAGCGTGCGCGACCTGGGCCCCTTCGCCAACGGTCAGACGTTGCCGCTGGTGCTGCTGCACGCCTCGCTCCTGAGCGATCTGCTCGAGGCGCGGCCCGTGCGCGAGCTGCCCCTGGGCCTGCAACTCGCGCTCATCGCCCTGTGTGGCGCGCTGCTGACGGCGGCGGTGCTGGTGTTGCGCCCCTCGCTGACGTTCGCCTCGGTGCTGGTGGTGCTGCTCGGGGTGGTGGGCGGGGCGCTGCTGCTGGCCGAGCGCGGGGTGGTGCTGGGGCCGCTCGGGCCCATGGTGGCCTCGGTGCTGGCCTTCGGTCTGGTGCTCGCGGGGCGCCTCTCCGCCGACGAGCAGGAGCGCTCGCGGATGCGTCACACCTTCGAGGGCTACGTGGATGACGCCGAGCTGGCGCGGCTGGTGTCCGCCTCGGAGGCGGCGCTGAGCCTGGAGGGCTCCCGCCAGCGCGTGTCGGTGCTGTGCGCCTGGGTGCAGGGCAGCACGGGCGCCCTGGAGCGCCTGCCTCCCGAGGAGGTGGTGGGCGAGCTGCGCGAGGTGCTCGACGGGGTGGTGCACGAGGTGCTCGCGCGCAAGGGGCGCGTGGACTCGCTGCGCGGCGAGGGGGTGCTCGCGGTGTTCGGCGATCCGCTGCGGATGGTGGACCATGCGCGGCGCGCGGTGGAGGCGGCGCTGGCGGTGCAGGCCCGGCTGGAGGCGCGCGTCGCATCCCGGGTGGCCCTGGAGGTGCGCGTGGGCGTGGCCACCGGCGAGGCGCTGGTGGGCAACGTGGGCCCGCGGGGCGGCCGGTGGGAGTACACGGTGCTCGGCTCGCCGATGGAGCAGGCGCGGCAACTGGCGCGGCGGGCCCCTCGGGGAGGCGTGCTCGTCTCGGCGGACACCCAGGAGACGTGCGGAGGGCGCTTCGCCTTCACCCGCACGCACGGCACCGAGGCGGGACAGCTCGCCTTCGTGGTGCGGGACAACGACGGGAGCCGGGCCGCGTGA
- a CDS encoding serine/threonine protein kinase — MRQYPEDLAPGTRVGRWRVVEPLGVGGQGAVYRVEDLEHPGNFYALKLAWYASDGRAEREVELMMTRAVHPHVVGFHGWARWPHPREGCLGFVMDWVPGLALDVWAEREGSTFRRLAEVGATVADTLGELHERGVLHRDLKPEHILVRESDGQPVLLDFGVGWYEGAAPLTTGPLPPATLHQLTPGAVRFLWKSREHPGVRYAFQPGDDLYALGVCLYRAATGHQPFPEGLPADLLQMAIIEARPMAPVLVNPRVPRALSDVIVRLLSKDPAKRYPSGAALHEALSSAARGEEPAWDASIFDWEEVPPAQEGGSPERRLVRPPRPKPSWSAPPPPPVPVRVEQRSRWPSGLVLAAVVLLALVSMVRVSPEAPSVQAPDEKWATDVRVDPPGPARYEQAPLPVRNQKQAPCTEGVEVELSGACWRTLEQRSPTCPRLTFAYKGRCFLPVLKEQRAPTSVDGGVPEER; from the coding sequence GTGAGGCAGTACCCGGAGGACCTGGCCCCGGGGACGCGGGTGGGCCGCTGGCGCGTGGTGGAGCCATTGGGCGTGGGGGGACAAGGCGCCGTCTACCGCGTGGAGGACCTGGAGCACCCGGGGAACTTCTACGCGCTCAAGCTCGCGTGGTACGCGAGTGACGGACGGGCCGAGCGCGAGGTGGAGTTGATGATGACCCGGGCGGTGCATCCCCACGTGGTGGGGTTCCACGGCTGGGCGCGCTGGCCACACCCTCGCGAGGGGTGTCTGGGGTTCGTCATGGATTGGGTGCCTGGCCTGGCCCTGGACGTATGGGCCGAGCGGGAGGGCTCCACCTTCCGCCGGCTCGCCGAGGTGGGCGCCACGGTGGCGGATACCCTGGGCGAGTTGCATGAGCGGGGCGTGCTGCACCGCGACCTCAAGCCCGAGCACATCCTGGTGCGCGAGTCGGATGGACAACCGGTGCTGCTCGACTTCGGCGTGGGCTGGTACGAGGGGGCAGCGCCGCTCACCACGGGCCCCTTGCCTCCGGCCACCCTGCATCAGCTCACCCCCGGGGCGGTGCGCTTCCTGTGGAAGAGCCGCGAGCACCCCGGCGTGCGCTATGCCTTTCAACCGGGGGATGACCTGTATGCGCTGGGCGTCTGCCTTTACCGGGCGGCCACCGGGCATCAACCCTTCCCCGAGGGGCTGCCGGCGGACTTGTTGCAGATGGCGATCATCGAGGCGCGGCCGATGGCGCCCGTGCTCGTCAATCCCCGGGTGCCCCGGGCGTTGAGTGATGTGATTGTGAGGCTGCTGTCGAAGGACCCCGCGAAGCGCTACCCGAGCGGTGCTGCGTTGCACGAGGCCTTGAGCTCCGCGGCCCGTGGTGAGGAGCCCGCGTGGGACGCGAGCATCTTCGATTGGGAAGAGGTGCCACCGGCTCAGGAGGGGGGCAGTCCCGAGAGGCGCCTCGTCCGGCCCCCGAGGCCAAAGCCCTCCTGGAGCGCGCCGCCGCCGCCCCCCGTTCCCGTGCGAGTGGAGCAGCGGAGCCGCTGGCCGAGCGGGCTCGTGCTCGCCGCGGTGGTGCTGTTGGCGCTGGTGTCCATGGTTCGCGTCTCACCCGAGGCTCCGAGTGTCCAGGCTCCAGACGAGAAGTGGGCCACGGATGTGCGGGTCGACCCGCCGGGCCCCGCCCGGTACGAGCAGGCGCCGCTCCCGGTGAGGAATCAGAAGCAGGCCCCCTGTACGGAGGGCGTGGAGGTGGAACTGTCCGGCGCCTGTTGGCGTACGCTCGAGCAGCGATCTCCAACCTGCCCCCGCCTGACGTTCGCGTACAAAGGCAGATGCTTCCTGCCCGTGTTGAAGGAGCAGCGGGCGCCCACCAGCGTGGATGGCGGGGTGCCCGAGGAGCGGTGA